In Solanum pennellii chromosome 3, SPENNV200, a single window of DNA contains:
- the LOC107014879 gene encoding E2F transcription factor-like E2FE isoform X2, whose translation MALASDPSKESRSTYCRKQKSLGLLCSNFLSLYDRQGVETIGLDDAARRLGVERRRIYDIVNVLESIGVLARKAKNRYSWKGLEAIPRTLEQLKEEGLKENVSGFDGSSSAKGSDDDEEDDRDSKLITSSQTDKLSSNSGVNSAAPVKSENRREKSLGLLTQNFVKLFLCTNVDMICLDEAAKILLGDGRPPAMTRTKVRRLYDIANVLSSMQYIEKTHHPETRKPAFRWLGLGGRSEYKSVDAFCTIESKKRVFGTELTNTTIKRNRVAVPMDGISDEATRKQLLTEVKCENLENDFHIPKQEPGLTASKKSYHFGPFAPPTVPQAEVSEADRMKRVHDWESLASSYRPQYHNQGMPH comes from the exons atggCTTTAGCTTCAGATCCTTCGAAAGAATCCAGATCTACTTATTGTCGGAAACAGAAATCACTTGGTCTCTTATGTTCAAA TTTTTTGAGCTTGTATGATCGACAAGGTGTGGAAACTATTGGGCTTGATGATGCTGCTCGGAGATTGG GGGTTGAAAGACGGCGGATCTATGATATTGTGAATGTACTGGAAAGCATTGGT GTTCTTGCTAGGAAGGCTAAGAATAGGTATTCATGGAAAGGGTTAGAAGCAATTCCGAGGACTTTGGAACAGTTGAAG GAAGAGGGTCTTAAAGAGAATGTCAGTGGATTTGATGGATCTAGCTCTGCCAAG GGTTCAGATGATGATGAGGAGGATGATAGAGATTCCAAGCTAATCACTTCGAGTCAGACTGATAAACTAAGCTCCAACTCTGGTGTCAACTCTGCAGCGCCAGTTAAATCTG AAAATAGGAGAGAAAAATCATTGGGACTGCTTACACAGAATTTTGTGAAGCTCTTCCTCTGCACCAAT GTTGACATGATTTGCCTTGATGAGGCAGCAAAAATACTGTTAGGAGATGGGAGGCCTCCTGCCATGACAAGAA CAAAAGTTAGGAGGCTGTATGATATCGCAAATGTTTTGTCTTCGATGCAATATATTGAGAAG ACCCATCATCCAGAGACGAGGAAACCTGCATTTAGATGGTTGGGGCTTGGAGGAAGATCAGAATATAAATCAGTTGATGCCTTTTGTACTATTGAGTCCAAGAAGAGGGTATTTGGGACTGAGCTTACAAACACAACTATCAAGAGGAACAGAGTTGCTGTACCTATGGATGGTATTTCAGATGAAGCAACTCGAAAACAATTGCTAACTGAAGTGAAATGTGAGAACCTAGAAAATGATTTTCACATTCCTAAACAGGAGCCTGGTTTAACAGCGAGCAAAAAGAGTTACCACTTTGGTCCATTTGCTCCTCCAACCGTACCTCAAGCTGAAGTTTCTGAGGCTGACAGAATGAAACGGGTTCATGACTGGGAAAGTCTAGCCTCCAGTTACCGTCCTCAATATCACAACCAAG GAATGCCACATTGA
- the LOC107014876 gene encoding pyridoxine/pyridoxamine 5'-phosphate oxidase 1, chloroplastic-like isoform X1 codes for MKSTEDISYVNQQEAIEIDQMLMGPLGFTVDQLMELAGLTVASAIGEVYSSSEYTRVLVICGPGNNGGDGLVAARHLHHFGYKPSICYPKRNTEPPFAGLVTQLESLSVPFLPVEDLPVQLSSDFEIIVDAIFGFSFHGNPRPPFDSLIRRLVSIQNQQRTHEKAAVIISVDIPSGWHVVEGDICGEGIEPDMLVSLTAPKLCAKMFCGLHHFLGGRFVPQSIIDKFKLKLPPYPGTSMCVRIGNFPETNSSAQKGIFTASVNLEVEENPIDQVELYKFQKWLGDASEAGVKEPHYMVLSTAGKDAKPSSRMVSLEGVNKDGFVWHTNYRSRKAREISENPHASLLFYWGPIKCQVRVEGFVEQVSDEESERYFSSLPLDIQIRPIVSKQSTLIHGREILHHQYKEFEEKYHDSIPSVPSRSILLVGIQTSIARPKHWGGYRLIPEFFEFWQGEESQVHLKTLHLGGDIIFLRVCICIARNCLLARYLFVSISALICIVYLF; via the exons GTCTATAGTTCAAGTGAATATACTCGCGTGCTTGTTATATGTGGTCCTGGTAACAATGGTGGGGATGGTCTTGTAGCTGCTCGACACTTACATCACTTTGGTTATAAGCCCTCCATTTGTTATCCAAAACGGAATACCGAACCTCCCTTTGCTGGTTTAGTTACCCAG CTTGAGTCACTGTCAGTTCCATTCTTGCCAGTGGAAGATCTACCCGTGCAGCTTTCAAGTGACTTTGAAATTATAGTGGATGCAATTTTTGGATTCTCATTCCATG GTAACCCAAGGCCACCGTTTGATAGTCTCATTAGAAGGCTGGTCTCCATACAAAACCAGCAGCGCACACATGAAAAAGCAGCTGTCATTATATCTGTAGACATACCTTCCGGGTGGCACGTGGTAGAGGGAGACATTTGTGGTGAAGGCATTGAACCTGATATGCTG GTCTCTTTGACTGCTCCAAAATTGTGTGCCAAAATGTTTTGTGGCctgcatcattttttgggtggAAGATTTGTTCCACAATCCATCATAGACAAATTCAAGTTAAAACTTCCACCATATCCCGGCACTTCCATGTGTGTTCGAATTGGAAATTTTCCAGAAACCAATTCATCAGCACAGAAAGGGATATTTACGGCTTCTGTAAATCTTGAGGTGGAGGAAAATCCTATTGATCAGGTTGAGTTGTATAAA TTTCAAAAGTGGCTTGGTGATGCATCGGAAGCTGGTGTCAAAGAACCCCATTATATGGTCCTATCGACAGCTGGTAAAGATGCAAAACC TTCATCGCGAATGGTATCATTGGAAGGAGTAAACAAAGATGGTTTTGTCTG GCACACCAACTATAGGAGTCGAAAGGCTCGTGAAATTTCTGAAAATCCTCATGCATCACTTCTCTTTTACTGGGGTCCTATAAAATGCCAG GTAAGAGTGGAGGGATTTGTGGAGCAAGTTTCTGATGAGGAATCTGAACGATACTTCTCTAGTCTTCCTCTAGATATCCAGATTAGACCAATAGTTAGCAAGCAG AGCACACTGATTCATGGACGAGAGATTCTCCATCATCAGTACAAAGAATTCGAGGAGAAGTACCATGACAG TATTCCATCTGTGCCTAGCAGAAGTATTCTATTGGTTGGGATACA AACTTCAATAGCAAGACCCAAACACTGGGGTGGCTACAGGCTTATTCCAGAATTTTTTGAGTTTTGGCAGGGAGAGGAATCTCAAGTTCACCTCAA GACATTGCACTTGGGAGGTGATATAATATTTCTGAGGGTGTGCATATGTATTGCCAGAAATTGTTTACTTGCTCGTTATCTCTTTGTAAGTATCTCTGCGCTGATTTGCATAGTATATCTCTTCTAG
- the LOC107014876 gene encoding pyridoxine/pyridoxamine 5'-phosphate oxidase 1, chloroplastic-like isoform X3: protein MKSTEDISYVNQQEAIEIDQMLMGPLGFTVDQLMELAGLTVASAIGEVYSSSEYTRVLVICGPGNNGGDGLVAARHLHHFGYKPSICYPKRNTEPPFAGLVTQLESLSVPFLPVEDLPVQLSSDFEIIVDAIFGFSFHGNPRPPFDSLIRRLVSIQNQQRTHEKAAVIISVDIPSGWHVVEGDICGEGIEPDMLVSLTAPKLCAKMFCGLHHFLGGRFVPQSIIDKFKLKLPPYPGTSMCVRIGNFPETNSSAQKGIFTASVNLEVEENPIDQVELYKFQKWLGDASEAGVKEPHYMVLSTAGKDAKPSSRMVSLEGVNKDGFVWHTNYRSRKAREISENPHASLLFYWGPIKCQVRVEGFVEQVSDEESERYFSSLPLDIQIRPIVSKQSTLIHGREILHHQYKEFEEKYHDSIPSVPSRSILLVGIQTSIARPKHWGGYRLIPEFFEFWQGEESQVHLKFRYCVEEIDGRRVWTIHRLVPQLAESASSL, encoded by the exons GTCTATAGTTCAAGTGAATATACTCGCGTGCTTGTTATATGTGGTCCTGGTAACAATGGTGGGGATGGTCTTGTAGCTGCTCGACACTTACATCACTTTGGTTATAAGCCCTCCATTTGTTATCCAAAACGGAATACCGAACCTCCCTTTGCTGGTTTAGTTACCCAG CTTGAGTCACTGTCAGTTCCATTCTTGCCAGTGGAAGATCTACCCGTGCAGCTTTCAAGTGACTTTGAAATTATAGTGGATGCAATTTTTGGATTCTCATTCCATG GTAACCCAAGGCCACCGTTTGATAGTCTCATTAGAAGGCTGGTCTCCATACAAAACCAGCAGCGCACACATGAAAAAGCAGCTGTCATTATATCTGTAGACATACCTTCCGGGTGGCACGTGGTAGAGGGAGACATTTGTGGTGAAGGCATTGAACCTGATATGCTG GTCTCTTTGACTGCTCCAAAATTGTGTGCCAAAATGTTTTGTGGCctgcatcattttttgggtggAAGATTTGTTCCACAATCCATCATAGACAAATTCAAGTTAAAACTTCCACCATATCCCGGCACTTCCATGTGTGTTCGAATTGGAAATTTTCCAGAAACCAATTCATCAGCACAGAAAGGGATATTTACGGCTTCTGTAAATCTTGAGGTGGAGGAAAATCCTATTGATCAGGTTGAGTTGTATAAA TTTCAAAAGTGGCTTGGTGATGCATCGGAAGCTGGTGTCAAAGAACCCCATTATATGGTCCTATCGACAGCTGGTAAAGATGCAAAACC TTCATCGCGAATGGTATCATTGGAAGGAGTAAACAAAGATGGTTTTGTCTG GCACACCAACTATAGGAGTCGAAAGGCTCGTGAAATTTCTGAAAATCCTCATGCATCACTTCTCTTTTACTGGGGTCCTATAAAATGCCAG GTAAGAGTGGAGGGATTTGTGGAGCAAGTTTCTGATGAGGAATCTGAACGATACTTCTCTAGTCTTCCTCTAGATATCCAGATTAGACCAATAGTTAGCAAGCAG AGCACACTGATTCATGGACGAGAGATTCTCCATCATCAGTACAAAGAATTCGAGGAGAAGTACCATGACAG TATTCCATCTGTGCCTAGCAGAAGTATTCTATTGGTTGGGATACA AACTTCAATAGCAAGACCCAAACACTGGGGTGGCTACAGGCTTATTCCAGAATTTTTTGAGTTTTGGCAGGGAGAGGAATCTCAAGTTCACCTCAA ATTTCGGTACTGTGTGGAGGAGATTGATGGAAGAAGAGTATGGACAATTCATAGATTGGTCCCACAGTTGGCAGAATCAGCATCATCATTGTGA
- the LOC107014879 gene encoding E2F transcription factor-like E2FE isoform X1, whose protein sequence is MALASDPSKESRSTYCRKQKSLGLLCSNFLSLYDRQGVETIGLDDAARRLGVERRRIYDIVNVLESIGVLARKAKNRYSWKGLEAIPRTLEQLKEEGLKENVSGFDGSSSAKGSDDDEEDDRDSKLITSSQTDKLSSNSGVNSAAPVKSENRREKSLGLLTQNFVKLFLCTNVDMICLDEAAKILLGDGRPPAMTRTKVRRLYDIANVLSSMQYIEKTHHPETRKPAFRWLGLGGRSEYKSVDAFCTIESKKRVFGTELTNTTIKRNRVAVPMDGISDEATRKQLLTEVKCENLENDFHIPKQEPGLTASKKSYHFGPFAPPTVPQAEVSEADRMKRVHDWESLASSYRPQYHNQALKDLFAHYVEAWKSWYLEVAGKNPIQLIS, encoded by the exons atggCTTTAGCTTCAGATCCTTCGAAAGAATCCAGATCTACTTATTGTCGGAAACAGAAATCACTTGGTCTCTTATGTTCAAA TTTTTTGAGCTTGTATGATCGACAAGGTGTGGAAACTATTGGGCTTGATGATGCTGCTCGGAGATTGG GGGTTGAAAGACGGCGGATCTATGATATTGTGAATGTACTGGAAAGCATTGGT GTTCTTGCTAGGAAGGCTAAGAATAGGTATTCATGGAAAGGGTTAGAAGCAATTCCGAGGACTTTGGAACAGTTGAAG GAAGAGGGTCTTAAAGAGAATGTCAGTGGATTTGATGGATCTAGCTCTGCCAAG GGTTCAGATGATGATGAGGAGGATGATAGAGATTCCAAGCTAATCACTTCGAGTCAGACTGATAAACTAAGCTCCAACTCTGGTGTCAACTCTGCAGCGCCAGTTAAATCTG AAAATAGGAGAGAAAAATCATTGGGACTGCTTACACAGAATTTTGTGAAGCTCTTCCTCTGCACCAAT GTTGACATGATTTGCCTTGATGAGGCAGCAAAAATACTGTTAGGAGATGGGAGGCCTCCTGCCATGACAAGAA CAAAAGTTAGGAGGCTGTATGATATCGCAAATGTTTTGTCTTCGATGCAATATATTGAGAAG ACCCATCATCCAGAGACGAGGAAACCTGCATTTAGATGGTTGGGGCTTGGAGGAAGATCAGAATATAAATCAGTTGATGCCTTTTGTACTATTGAGTCCAAGAAGAGGGTATTTGGGACTGAGCTTACAAACACAACTATCAAGAGGAACAGAGTTGCTGTACCTATGGATGGTATTTCAGATGAAGCAACTCGAAAACAATTGCTAACTGAAGTGAAATGTGAGAACCTAGAAAATGATTTTCACATTCCTAAACAGGAGCCTGGTTTAACAGCGAGCAAAAAGAGTTACCACTTTGGTCCATTTGCTCCTCCAACCGTACCTCAAGCTGAAGTTTCTGAGGCTGACAGAATGAAACGGGTTCATGACTGGGAAAGTCTAGCCTCCAGTTACCGTCCTCAATATCACAACCAAG CACTGAAAGATCTATTTGCACATTATGTGGAAGCATGGAAATCATGGTACTTGGAAGTTGCTGGGAAGAACCCTATTCAGCTGATCTCCTGA
- the LOC107014878 gene encoding pentatricopeptide repeat-containing protein At1g74900, mitochondrial, translating into MLNLHRTLIVPLNPISTTLSHFATLPPPSPPLPPSLLPPDPVVISNLILQSSPESLSDTLHTLTQWTPVLVQAVLKRLWNHGPKALQFFNLLDHHRSYTHSTTAFDHAIDIAARMRDYKTLWKLVARMQSRRLGPNPKTFAIITERYVSAGKADKAVNVFLSMHKHGCPQDLSSFNAFLDVLCKSKRAEMALKLFKMFRSRFKADTISYNTLANGFCLVKRTPKAQEILKEMVERGLNPTITTYNIMLNGFFRAGQIKEAWEFFLQMKKRKCDIDVVTYTTLVHGFGVAGEVEKAQKLFNEMVGAGILPSVATYNALIQVMCKKDSMENAILVFNEMLRKGYLPNATTYNAIIRGLCHVGKMDNAMEYMDKMNEDGCEPNVQTYNVVIRYYCDEGEIEKSLRVFERMSTGDCLPNLDTYNILISAMFVRKKSDDLLVAGKLLTEMVDRGFLPRKFIFNRVLNGLLLTGNQDFAKEILRLVSKSGRLPCHFKL; encoded by the coding sequence ATGTTGAATCTGCACCGAACCCTCATAGTACCGCTAAATCCCATTTCTACCACCCTCAGCCACTTCGCCACTCTTCCACCACCGTCGCCACCACTGCCGCCGTCACTGCTACCACCGGACCCCGTCGTAATCTCCAACCTCATACTTCAATCCAGCCCAGAATCATTATCAGATACCCTTCACACCCTCACGCAATGGACACCGGTCCTCGTCCAAGCTGTACTAAAGCGTCTATGGAACCACGGCCCGAAAGCCCTCCAATTTTTCAACCTCCTCGATCACCACCGTTCGTATACTCACTCCACCACAGCCTTCGATCACGCCATTGACATCGCTGCTCGGATGCGCGATTACAAGACTCTGTGGAAACTTGTGGCCCGAATGCAGTCTCGGCGGCTTGGCCCGAACCCGAAGACATTCGCTATCATCACTGAGAGGTATGTCTCCGCTGGGAAAGCTGATAAAGCTGTGAATGTTTTCCTGTCTATGCATAAACATGGTTGCCCTCAAGATTTGAGTTCTTTCAATGCATTTCTCGACGTGCTTTGCAAATCAAAACGGGCCGAGATGGCTCTTAAGTTGTTCAAGATGTTTAGGAGCAGGTTTAAAGCTGATACAATTAGTTATAATACACTTGCGAATGGGTTTTGTTTAGTTAAGAGGACACCCAAAGCACAggaaattttgaaagaaatggTAGAGAGAGGTCTTAATCCGACCATAACTACATATAATATAATGCTTAATGGGTTCTTTAGAGCAGGGCAGATTAAGGAAGCTTGGGAATTCTTTTTGCAGATGAAGAAGAGGAAATGTGATATTGATGTCGTGACTTACACTACTTTAGTTCACGGGTTTGGTGTTGCGGGTGAGGTTGAGAAGGCTCAAAAGTTGTTCAATGAGATGGTGGGGGCTGGTATACTTCCCTCTGTTGCAACTTATAATGCTCTGATACAAGTTATGTGTAAGAAAGATAGTATGGAAAATGCTATTTTAGTTTTCAATGAGATGTTGAGGAAAGGTTATTTGCCGAATGCCACAACTTATAATGCCATTATAAGGGGATTGTGCCATGTCGGAAAAATGGACAATGCTATGGAGTATATGGATAAGATGAACGAGGATGGGTGTGAACCAAATGTTCAGACTTATAATGTTGTCATCCGATACTATTGTGATGAAGGGGAAATTGAGAAGAGCCTGAGGGTGTTTGAGAGGATGAGTACCGGGGATTGTTTACCTAATTTGGACACATACAATATCTTGATAAGTGCAATGTTTGTGAGGAAGAAATCAGATGATCTATTAGTGGCTGGGAAATTATTGACCGAAATGGTTGACAGAGGGTTTCTTCCTCGAAAATTTATCTTCAACCGGGTCCTAAATGGTCTTCTGCTAACTGGTAATCAAGATTTCGCAAAGGAGATTTTGAGGTTGGTAAGCAAATCTGGCCGCCTCCCCTGTCATTTTAAATTGTGA
- the LOC107014876 gene encoding pyridoxine/pyridoxamine 5'-phosphate oxidase 1, chloroplastic-like isoform X2, with product MKSTEDISYVNQQEAIEIDQMLMGPLGFTVDQLMELAGLTVASAIGEVYSSSEYTRVLVICGPGNNGGDGLVAARHLHHFGYKPSICYPKRNTEPPFAGLVTQLESLSVPFLPVEDLPVQLSSDFEIIVDAIFGFSFHGNPRPPFDSLIRRLVSIQNQQRTHEKAAVIISVDIPSGWHVVEGDICGEGIEPDMLVSLTAPKLCAKMFCGLHHFLGGRFVPQSIIDKFKLKLPPYPGTSMCVRIGNFPETNSSAQKGIFTASVNLEVEENPIDQVELYKFQKWLGDASEAGVKEPHYMVLSTAGKDAKPSSRMVSLEGVNKDGFVWHTNYRSRKAREISENPHASLLFYWGPIKCQVRVEGFVEQVSDEESERYFSSLPLDIQIRPIVSKQSTLIHGREILHHQYKEFEEKYHDSIPSVPSRSILLVGIQTSIARPKHWGGYRLIPEFFEFWQGEESQVHLKTLHLGGDIIFLRVCICIARNCLLARYLFVSLRFNSQLTK from the exons GTCTATAGTTCAAGTGAATATACTCGCGTGCTTGTTATATGTGGTCCTGGTAACAATGGTGGGGATGGTCTTGTAGCTGCTCGACACTTACATCACTTTGGTTATAAGCCCTCCATTTGTTATCCAAAACGGAATACCGAACCTCCCTTTGCTGGTTTAGTTACCCAG CTTGAGTCACTGTCAGTTCCATTCTTGCCAGTGGAAGATCTACCCGTGCAGCTTTCAAGTGACTTTGAAATTATAGTGGATGCAATTTTTGGATTCTCATTCCATG GTAACCCAAGGCCACCGTTTGATAGTCTCATTAGAAGGCTGGTCTCCATACAAAACCAGCAGCGCACACATGAAAAAGCAGCTGTCATTATATCTGTAGACATACCTTCCGGGTGGCACGTGGTAGAGGGAGACATTTGTGGTGAAGGCATTGAACCTGATATGCTG GTCTCTTTGACTGCTCCAAAATTGTGTGCCAAAATGTTTTGTGGCctgcatcattttttgggtggAAGATTTGTTCCACAATCCATCATAGACAAATTCAAGTTAAAACTTCCACCATATCCCGGCACTTCCATGTGTGTTCGAATTGGAAATTTTCCAGAAACCAATTCATCAGCACAGAAAGGGATATTTACGGCTTCTGTAAATCTTGAGGTGGAGGAAAATCCTATTGATCAGGTTGAGTTGTATAAA TTTCAAAAGTGGCTTGGTGATGCATCGGAAGCTGGTGTCAAAGAACCCCATTATATGGTCCTATCGACAGCTGGTAAAGATGCAAAACC TTCATCGCGAATGGTATCATTGGAAGGAGTAAACAAAGATGGTTTTGTCTG GCACACCAACTATAGGAGTCGAAAGGCTCGTGAAATTTCTGAAAATCCTCATGCATCACTTCTCTTTTACTGGGGTCCTATAAAATGCCAG GTAAGAGTGGAGGGATTTGTGGAGCAAGTTTCTGATGAGGAATCTGAACGATACTTCTCTAGTCTTCCTCTAGATATCCAGATTAGACCAATAGTTAGCAAGCAG AGCACACTGATTCATGGACGAGAGATTCTCCATCATCAGTACAAAGAATTCGAGGAGAAGTACCATGACAG TATTCCATCTGTGCCTAGCAGAAGTATTCTATTGGTTGGGATACA AACTTCAATAGCAAGACCCAAACACTGGGGTGGCTACAGGCTTATTCCAGAATTTTTTGAGTTTTGGCAGGGAGAGGAATCTCAAGTTCACCTCAA GACATTGCACTTGGGAGGTGATATAATATTTCTGAGGGTGTGCATATGTATTGCCAGAAATTGTTTACTTGCTCGTTATCTCTTT GTCAGTCTCAGGTTCAATTCCCAATTGACAAAATAA
- the LOC107014876 gene encoding pyridoxine/pyridoxamine 5'-phosphate oxidase 1, chloroplastic-like isoform X5: MKSTEDISYVNQQEAIEIDQMLMGPLGFTVDQLMELAGLTVASAIGEVYSSSEYTRVLVICGPGNNGGDGLVAARHLHHFGYKPSICYPKRNTEPPFAGLVTQLESLSVPFLPVEDLPVQLSSDFEIIVDAIFGFSFHGNPRPPFDSLIRRLVSIQNQQRTHEKAAVIISVDIPSGWHVVEGDICGEGIEPDMLVSLTAPKLCAKMFCGLHHFLGGRFVPQSIIDKFKLKLPPYPGTSMCVRIGNFPETNSSAQKGIFTASVNLEVEENPIDQFQKWLGDASEAGVKEPHYMVLSTAGKDAKPSSRMVSLEGVNKDGFVWHTNYRSRKAREISENPHASLLFYWGPIKCQVRVEGFVEQVSDEESERYFSSLPLDIQIRPIVSKQSTLIHGREILHHQYKEFEEKYHDRTSIARPKHWGGYRLIPEFFEFWQGEESQVHLKFRYCVEEIDGRRVWTIHRLVPQLAESASSL; the protein is encoded by the exons GTCTATAGTTCAAGTGAATATACTCGCGTGCTTGTTATATGTGGTCCTGGTAACAATGGTGGGGATGGTCTTGTAGCTGCTCGACACTTACATCACTTTGGTTATAAGCCCTCCATTTGTTATCCAAAACGGAATACCGAACCTCCCTTTGCTGGTTTAGTTACCCAG CTTGAGTCACTGTCAGTTCCATTCTTGCCAGTGGAAGATCTACCCGTGCAGCTTTCAAGTGACTTTGAAATTATAGTGGATGCAATTTTTGGATTCTCATTCCATG GTAACCCAAGGCCACCGTTTGATAGTCTCATTAGAAGGCTGGTCTCCATACAAAACCAGCAGCGCACACATGAAAAAGCAGCTGTCATTATATCTGTAGACATACCTTCCGGGTGGCACGTGGTAGAGGGAGACATTTGTGGTGAAGGCATTGAACCTGATATGCTG GTCTCTTTGACTGCTCCAAAATTGTGTGCCAAAATGTTTTGTGGCctgcatcattttttgggtggAAGATTTGTTCCACAATCCATCATAGACAAATTCAAGTTAAAACTTCCACCATATCCCGGCACTTCCATGTGTGTTCGAATTGGAAATTTTCCAGAAACCAATTCATCAGCACAGAAAGGGATATTTACGGCTTCTGTAAATCTTGAGGTGGAGGAAAATCCTATTGATCAG TTTCAAAAGTGGCTTGGTGATGCATCGGAAGCTGGTGTCAAAGAACCCCATTATATGGTCCTATCGACAGCTGGTAAAGATGCAAAACC TTCATCGCGAATGGTATCATTGGAAGGAGTAAACAAAGATGGTTTTGTCTG GCACACCAACTATAGGAGTCGAAAGGCTCGTGAAATTTCTGAAAATCCTCATGCATCACTTCTCTTTTACTGGGGTCCTATAAAATGCCAG GTAAGAGTGGAGGGATTTGTGGAGCAAGTTTCTGATGAGGAATCTGAACGATACTTCTCTAGTCTTCCTCTAGATATCCAGATTAGACCAATAGTTAGCAAGCAG AGCACACTGATTCATGGACGAGAGATTCTCCATCATCAGTACAAAGAATTCGAGGAGAAGTACCATGACAG AACTTCAATAGCAAGACCCAAACACTGGGGTGGCTACAGGCTTATTCCAGAATTTTTTGAGTTTTGGCAGGGAGAGGAATCTCAAGTTCACCTCAA ATTTCGGTACTGTGTGGAGGAGATTGATGGAAGAAGAGTATGGACAATTCATAGATTGGTCCCACAGTTGGCAGAATCAGCATCATCATTGTGA
- the LOC107014876 gene encoding pyridoxine/pyridoxamine 5'-phosphate oxidase 1, chloroplastic-like isoform X4 yields the protein MKSTEDISYVNQQEAIEIDQMLMGPLGFTVDQLMELAGLTVASAIGEVYSSSEYTRVLVICGPGNNGGDGLVAARHLHHFGYKPSICYPKRNTEPPFAGLVTQLESLSVPFLPVEDLPVQLSSDFEIIVDAIFGFSFHGNPRPPFDSLIRRLVSIQNQQRTHEKAAVIISVDIPSGWHVVEGDICGEGIEPDMLVSLTAPKLCAKMFCGLHHFLGGRFVPQSIIDKFKLKLPPYPGTSMCVRIGNFPETNSSAQKGIFTASVNLEVEENPIDQVELYKFQKWLGDASEAGVKEPHYMVLSTAGKDAKPSSRMVSLEGVNKDGFVWHTNYRSRKAREISENPHASLLFYWGPIKCQVRVEGFVEQVSDEESERYFSSLPLDIQIRPIVSKQSTLIHGREILHHQYKEFEEKYHDRTSIARPKHWGGYRLIPEFFEFWQGEESQVHLKFRYCVEEIDGRRVWTIHRLVPQLAESASSL from the exons GTCTATAGTTCAAGTGAATATACTCGCGTGCTTGTTATATGTGGTCCTGGTAACAATGGTGGGGATGGTCTTGTAGCTGCTCGACACTTACATCACTTTGGTTATAAGCCCTCCATTTGTTATCCAAAACGGAATACCGAACCTCCCTTTGCTGGTTTAGTTACCCAG CTTGAGTCACTGTCAGTTCCATTCTTGCCAGTGGAAGATCTACCCGTGCAGCTTTCAAGTGACTTTGAAATTATAGTGGATGCAATTTTTGGATTCTCATTCCATG GTAACCCAAGGCCACCGTTTGATAGTCTCATTAGAAGGCTGGTCTCCATACAAAACCAGCAGCGCACACATGAAAAAGCAGCTGTCATTATATCTGTAGACATACCTTCCGGGTGGCACGTGGTAGAGGGAGACATTTGTGGTGAAGGCATTGAACCTGATATGCTG GTCTCTTTGACTGCTCCAAAATTGTGTGCCAAAATGTTTTGTGGCctgcatcattttttgggtggAAGATTTGTTCCACAATCCATCATAGACAAATTCAAGTTAAAACTTCCACCATATCCCGGCACTTCCATGTGTGTTCGAATTGGAAATTTTCCAGAAACCAATTCATCAGCACAGAAAGGGATATTTACGGCTTCTGTAAATCTTGAGGTGGAGGAAAATCCTATTGATCAGGTTGAGTTGTATAAA TTTCAAAAGTGGCTTGGTGATGCATCGGAAGCTGGTGTCAAAGAACCCCATTATATGGTCCTATCGACAGCTGGTAAAGATGCAAAACC TTCATCGCGAATGGTATCATTGGAAGGAGTAAACAAAGATGGTTTTGTCTG GCACACCAACTATAGGAGTCGAAAGGCTCGTGAAATTTCTGAAAATCCTCATGCATCACTTCTCTTTTACTGGGGTCCTATAAAATGCCAG GTAAGAGTGGAGGGATTTGTGGAGCAAGTTTCTGATGAGGAATCTGAACGATACTTCTCTAGTCTTCCTCTAGATATCCAGATTAGACCAATAGTTAGCAAGCAG AGCACACTGATTCATGGACGAGAGATTCTCCATCATCAGTACAAAGAATTCGAGGAGAAGTACCATGACAG AACTTCAATAGCAAGACCCAAACACTGGGGTGGCTACAGGCTTATTCCAGAATTTTTTGAGTTTTGGCAGGGAGAGGAATCTCAAGTTCACCTCAA ATTTCGGTACTGTGTGGAGGAGATTGATGGAAGAAGAGTATGGACAATTCATAGATTGGTCCCACAGTTGGCAGAATCAGCATCATCATTGTGA